One region of Streptomyces davaonensis JCM 4913 genomic DNA includes:
- a CDS encoding NADH-quinone oxidoreductase subunit B family protein — MGLLRKIRTTGRVAEPAPPRPEGESPPGAAEFGGSVQVRCVDAGSCNGCEIEIAAAFNPVYDAERYGARLVASPRHADVALVTGPVTRNMAEPLRRTVAAMGEPRLVVAVGDCAIDCGEFAGGYGVEGAVSDVVPVDLAVPGCPPRPEEIVAALRRVTGR, encoded by the coding sequence ATGGGCCTGTTGCGCAAGATCCGGACCACCGGACGGGTGGCCGAGCCCGCTCCGCCGCGCCCGGAGGGCGAGTCCCCGCCCGGGGCCGCGGAGTTCGGCGGTTCGGTGCAGGTGCGCTGCGTGGACGCCGGGTCCTGCAACGGCTGTGAGATCGAGATCGCCGCGGCCTTCAACCCGGTGTACGACGCCGAGCGGTACGGCGCCCGTCTGGTGGCCTCGCCCCGGCACGCGGATGTCGCGCTGGTGACCGGTCCCGTGACGCGGAACATGGCCGAGCCACTGCGGCGCACGGTCGCCGCCATGGGCGAGCCGCGTCTGGTGGTCGCGGTGGGGGACTGCGCGATCGACTGCGGGGAGTTCGCGGGCGGGTACGGCGTCGAGGGCGCCGTCTCCGACGTCGTACCGGTGGATCTGGCGGTACCGGGGTGCCCGCCCCGGCCGGAGGAGATCGTGGCGGCGCTGCGGAGGGTGACCGGGCGGTGA
- a CDS encoding ArsR/SmtB family transcription factor → MSTPLYQLKAEFFKTLGHPARIRVLELLSEREHAVAEMLPEVGIEPAHLSQQLAVLRRANLVRTRKEGSAVHYSLTSPQVAELLLVARTILSGVLAGQAELLADLRAAQGEGKPPS, encoded by the coding sequence ATGAGTACGCCGCTGTACCAACTGAAGGCCGAGTTCTTCAAGACGCTGGGCCACCCGGCCCGCATCCGGGTGCTGGAGCTGCTGAGCGAGCGCGAGCACGCCGTCGCCGAGATGCTGCCCGAGGTGGGGATCGAGCCCGCGCACCTGTCCCAGCAGCTTGCCGTGCTGCGGCGGGCCAACCTGGTCAGGACGCGCAAGGAGGGGTCGGCCGTGCACTACTCGCTGACCAGCCCGCAGGTCGCGGAGCTGCTGCTGGTCGCCCGGACCATCCTGTCCGGGGTCCTTGCCGGACAGGCCGAGCTGCTGGCCGACCTGCGGGCCGCGCAGGGCGAGGGGAAACCGCCGTCGTAA